CGGTGTCTCCTTGACGCCCTGGAAGGCGCCCTTGACGTAATACCTTATTGCCTCCACGATCACCCCTCCTGCTCCGTGCCTGACACCAGGCGATCAATTAACGTACGTGCACGCTTCCAGTCCTCTAGGTTTTGCCGATAAGCTGCGCGACCCTTCTCGGTTATCGTGTAGTACTTCCGTCGTGCACCCGGACCCGTTTCGCCCCAGTACGATCGAACGAAACCCTGCGGTTCAAGGC
This genomic stretch from Actinomycetota bacterium harbors:
- a CDS encoding PadR family transcriptional regulator; the protein is LEPQGFVRSYWGETGPGARRKYYTITEKGRAAYRQNLEDWKRARTLIDRLVSGTEQEG